The region CCCGGGGCGATAGGGCGGAGGCCGGAGCGTTGCTGGCGGGGATGTGGGAGGATATCGACGAGGCGGACCGGATGGTCGGCCGCATCCTCCAGTACTCCAAGCTGGACCTGCACGCCCCGGCCCCGGCCACCGCGCTCGTGCAGCCGTCCGTCCTGCTGAACGGGCTCATGAAGGCCATGCGTCCCCTGTTCGGGACGAAGCGGATCACGGTGGAACAGGAGGTGGAGCCCGACCTGTGGGTGAACGGCGACGAAGAGTACCTGCGGTCGGCGTTGAAGAACATCCTGGAGAATGCGGCCCGCTACACGCCGGAACAGGGGGTGGTGCGGCTGGGGCTCCGCAGGGAGGGGGCGGAGGTCCTTTTGGAGGTTGTGAACAGTGCGCCACCGGTCGCGGAGGATGACCTGGAACGGCTCTTCGAGCCGTTTTACCGGGGAAAAGGGGCCACGGGAGAGGGGACGGGCCTCGGCCTGGCCATCGCCCGGAAGGTCGTCCTGCTCCACCACGGGGAGATGGGAGTGGAGAACACCCCGCAGGGGTTCCGGGTCTGGCTCCGGCTCCCCGCTGCGGGTGCCTGATCATCATTCTGCAACCCAGGCCGGCCACCGAGCCAGGAAGGCACAGGGACGCGAAGAACCACTCGGAATATCTGGCAACTACAGCCACGTGCCGAAGCGGGGCATCATCACTAGTTTTTTCGATGATGCCCCTTTGTTTTTGCTTCCTCAGCGTCTCTGCGTCTTTGTGGCCACTGCTTTTTCCCGGGTTGTCTGGGGGGGGGCGGGTCCCGTTTCCGTAACCGGTCAGCCCCTGAACTGGAGCAGGAACAGGGCCGTGCGGCAGGCCGGCAGGAGGGCGCGGCAGGCGGGGGAGAGGTCGTCCCAGGGCCGGGGGTGGCGCAGGCCCCGCAGCAGGGCGCGTTCCGGGCCGGTCAGCACCGGGTTGGCGATCCCCAGGCGCGGGGCGATGTGGACCGTCCCCAGGGCAAACGGGGTGACGGCCCGGGAGAGGCAGGGGTTGAGCATGACGAGGGAGCCGCGGTCCACGGGGCAGGGGCCGGCCACGTTGCGGCCGGCGTAGAGGATGAAATTGCCGGGGGAGCGCCGGGCGGCCTCCAGGGCCGTGAGCCGTTCCACCTCCTCCCCCACATCCTCCCGGGCGCCGTGGTGGGCAAACAGGAGCGGTTCCAGGCCGCTCTGGCGGACCAGGTCCAGCAGTCCGGCCACCCGGAAGGTGCGGACCCGAGGGTGGAGCAGGGCATCGGCAAGCCCGCTGTCGAAGGATGCCTCGTCGGACGTCTCCGCGAAACGGCGCAGGCGCGACCCCGGTTTGGCCCGGGCCATGAGCCGCCGCGCCGCGGCCGGGTCGGTGATCCCTACCAGGCGGAAGGCCCGGCGGATGGCCTCCTCTTCCCGGCGGGCGTAGCGGCTGTAGACCATGAGCCGTACCACCCCTCCCGGCGCCAGGCGTCCCGCCAGGGCCGTGAGGCCGGCCAGGGGGTCGTCCAGGTGGTGGAGTACGCCGTAGGCGTCGATCAGGCCGAAGGGGCCGCCGGTCAGGGGGGCGTCCAGCAGGTCCCCTTGGCGGTAGGTTACGTTGGTGCGGCCGTGGAGCAGACAGTGCAGGCGGGCGCGGCGGAGGCTGCGCTCCGACAGGTCGAGGGCGGTGATGGCGGCATCAGGGTTGGCCAGGGCAAAGGGATAGGGGGAGAAACTGCCGCACCCGGCTATGAGGATGCGCTGCGCCTCGGGTGGCGGCAGGGCGCCATTGAAGCGGGTCCACACGGCGGTCAGGTTCAGGGCGTAGGTATCGCACCGGCGCACCGAGGCCAGCAGGGGGTAGCGGGGGTAGGGGTAGAGCTCGTAATGGGTGCGTACGTCGTTGGCCATGCCCCACTGTAGCAAGTCCCGGGGGTCCTGACAAGCCGCGTGCTGCACCCGGACCGACGAACGGCAGGCGGTGCGGTCACCCCCGGAGGCTTGCCTCCTCCTGCTCCACCAGGGCGACCAGCTCCTCGTACATGGCGATCATCACGCCGGACTTGAGCCATTTGCGGGCGATGTGCCGCATCAGGGCGAAGCCGTGGACGATGGTGCCGGCAAAGACGCAGATGCCGCACAGGCGGGTCGTTTCTTCCTGCATCAGCCAGCAACTGACGATGGCGACCACCAGCATGGTGGCCAAAAAGGCCATCTCGATGCCGCGGAACGGGTTCTCGAACACCTTGGTGACATCTATGTAATAGCGGGTCAGTCCGGTTACGTGGCGCATGAATTCGCCGATCTCGCTGCCGGTGCATTTGAGATGGGCGTAGCTGAGAAAGCGCGAGCTGGCGTGTTCCCGCCCGGCGGTCATGCGTTCGCTGACGTATCGGTCAATGGCTTCGTCGATAAGGTCGGTATTCATGGTGGTGCTCCCTGGTGCAATGGTGGTGAACATGAGTCCTCTCCCTTGCTTATCATTTTGAATCAAAGTCCAGGTGATACACAAGGATTATTAATGGATATACATAATACGTGCCGGGATGAAGCAATGAATGCGAAACCGAATGATGCCGGATGGTTGTGGTGATGTTGCGGGGCAGGAAGGGCGGGGAGCGATGCAGGAATGATACAGGGGTGCATCATTTTGACAAGGGTTGCATCAATTCTCAGCACATGACTTTGCCAACTGCCGCTGCGTCACGGCAGTAACGAGAATAGCTTCAAGGCAATTACCTCACGCAACGGCGCATGAGATGGTTTTTGACATTCTCCCTGCCCCGGTGCTCTGTGGCAGATGGCGAAGAAAAAAGCCCCTCCGGTGGGGAGGGGCTGGTGTGACCGGCTGCGTTGAACGGCTGCTATTTGCCGATGGCGGCATTCTCGACGATCACGCTGTACCGGTAGCCGTACCCGAAATCCCGGTCCTTGGCCAGGGTTCCCCTGACCGTAACCACGTCGCCCACTCGGGCCGTGGCCGTGGTGGTGCAGACCAGATTGTGGGTTCCCTTGGCCTGGGAGCCGCTGCCGTCCTGGATGTGTATCCAGTTTTTCTTCATGATCCTGGGCGTGACCTTGACCACCTTGCCCCTGATGGCGACCTGCTTGTTGTTGAGCTTGGCGCTGTTGCGGTACGCCTCGGCAATGGTGTAGGCATTGGGGCCGACGGCCTTTTTGACCGAAATCTTCGCCTCTTTGGCCTTTACGGCGACCTTGCTGCCCATCGCCGCCGCCTGCGCCTTTGTCGGAGCTGCGGCTGCCGCCGGCGCTGCCGGGGCGGCGGCTTTCGCCTGGGGGATGACGCCGTTGGAGAAGATGATGGAATCAAAGGTGCGCTTGAGGGTCTTGCTCTCGAAGTTCTTCATGACAAGACCTTCCATGAAGCTCATGCGGTCCCCCACGTTCACCCTGGTTTCCGTCACGGCCAGCCAGACCTTCTCGCCGCTGTTCTTCTGGAGGTGGATATAACTGTAGCCGCCGCTGTTCATGGCCTGCAGCACCGTGCCCGAGATGGGGGCCGATTGCTGGTGGGTCGTGGATTGGGCGGGATAGTCGATCTTGGGGTGGCCGGCCGGCACGGCGGGGGCTGGAGGTGCGGCCAGGGCGACGGTGGCGCTGCTGCTGAAAACGATGAACGCAAGA is a window of Geobacter sp. FeAm09 DNA encoding:
- a CDS encoding bifunctional 2-polyprenyl-6-hydroxyphenol methylase/3-demethylubiquinol 3-O-methyltransferase UbiG; amino-acid sequence: MANDVRTHYELYPYPRYPLLASVRRCDTYALNLTAVWTRFNGALPPPEAQRILIAGCGSFSPYPFALANPDAAITALDLSERSLRRARLHCLLHGRTNVTYRQGDLLDAPLTGGPFGLIDAYGVLHHLDDPLAGLTALAGRLAPGGVVRLMVYSRYARREEEAIRRAFRLVGITDPAAARRLMARAKPGSRLRRFAETSDEASFDSGLADALLHPRVRTFRVAGLLDLVRQSGLEPLLFAHHGAREDVGEEVERLTALEAARRSPGNFILYAGRNVAGPCPVDRGSLVMLNPCLSRAVTPFALGTVHIAPRLGIANPVLTGPERALLRGLRHPRPWDDLSPACRALLPACRTALFLLQFRG
- a CDS encoding GSU0071 family protein, giving the protein MFTTIAPGSTTMNTDLIDEAIDRYVSERMTAGREHASSRFLSYAHLKCTGSEIGEFMRHVTGLTRYYIDVTKVFENPFRGIEMAFLATMLVVAIVSCWLMQEETTRLCGICVFAGTIVHGFALMRHIARKWLKSGVMIAMYEELVALVEQEEASLRG
- a CDS encoding DNA-binding protein, whose product is MKKNRLSFLAFIVFSSSATVALAAPPAPAVPAGHPKIDYPAQSTTHQQSAPISGTVLQAMNSGGYSYIHLQKNSGEKVWLAVTETRVNVGDRMSFMEGLVMKNFESKTLKRTFDSIIFSNGVIPQAKAAAPAAPAAAAAPTKAQAAAMGSKVAVKAKEAKISVKKAVGPNAYTIAEAYRNSAKLNNKQVAIRGKVVKVTPRIMKKNWIHIQDGSGSQAKGTHNLVCTTTATARVGDVVTVRGTLAKDRDFGYGYRYSVIVENAAIGK